Below is a genomic region from Actinomycetota bacterium.
CTTTCTTCCTTCGGGACACCCCCTCTATCTGGAGCTCCTTCATCAGGCGGGCCACCCTCTTCCTGCCCACCCGTATGCCGTGGGCCTGGGCGAGCTCGGCGTGGATACGGGGAGCGCCATAGGTGCCAAAGGAGGAGGCGTGGATCTCCGCAATGAGAGCCATAAGCTCCTCGTCCTCGGTTTTTCGCCTCGAGGCCTTCCTCTTCTTCGAGGCGTAGTAGCTGGCGCGCGACACACCAAGCACGCTGGCCAGGCGGGAGACCGAATGGTGCGTCTTCTCTTCGTCGATCAGGGAAAACTTCATCGCCGCTGATCCGTCTCCCGGGCGAAGAAAAGCGCGGCCTTTCTCAGGATTTCCTTCTCTTCCTTGAGGATCCTGTTCTCCCGGCGCAGGCGGTTGAGTTCCTCTCGTTCCTCGGTGGTGAGCCCTTCTGCCTTGCCCTCGTCGATGTCCGCCTGGCGTACCCAGCGGGCCAGGGTCCAGTCGGATACGCCGATCTCCCGGGCCGTATCGGCGAGGGTCCTTCCGCCCATGCGGTAAAGCCTCACCGCCTCGGCCCGGAACTCCGGTGGGTAGGGTTTTCCTTGTGCCATGCTCTCTCCTTTCTCGAGGGACCCATTATCCCTCAATCCAGGGTGTCAACGAAAGCGGGTCAACTCCACAGAGGGTTGTGGGAAGGTGGCGCTCCCTCCTCCCCGAGGCCTGCTCCGTGCTTTCCTGTGGCCTGGAGGACACGCTGACCTTCTACTCCTATCCCAGGAAGCACTGGCGCCACATCCGTTCCAATAATCCCTTGGAGAGGCTCTTCCGCGAGGTGCGCAGGCGCTCCCGGGTGGTGGGGGTCTTTCCCGACCTCACCTCCTGTCTCATGCTCGCAGCGGCCAGGCTGAAATGAACCGAGCTGTCAATGGCGGGATAAAATTGTACAGGTTCTGGCGGTTTAATTTTGTACATAGCGAAGCAAGCATTTAGCCTTTCTCGACCCCCTTGCCCTTTGCTTTGGAACCCTTGACCTTATCCTTCAGGCGGAATGAGTCACCTTTCAGGTTGAGCACGTGGCAATGGTGCAGAAAACGGTCCAGGAGGGCAGCGGCAAGGGTGACATCTGACAGGTACTCTCCCCATTCCCCGACCCCCTTGTTGGAGGTGATGATGACGGATCCACGCTCGTATCTCGCTGAGATCACCTGGAAGAAGAGGTGGGCCTCCGCCGGCCCCATGGGTAGGTAACCCACCTCGTCGATGATGAGCAGCGAACAGCCCACGTAGACCCGCAGGGACTTGGGAGAGGAGGAGGTGCGGGAAAGGCGCTTGATCATCTCCTCCAAGGTGGTGAAGTAGACCTTGTGGCCGGAGCGCGCCGCCTCCACGCCTATGGCCACCGCCAGATGCGACTTGCCGATCCCGGGCGGGCCTAAAAGGAGCAGGTTCTCGTGGTTCTTTACGAAGCGCAGGCTGCAGAGCTCCGCCACCACCTTGGGGTCGAGATCGGGCAGATGGGTGAAGTCGAAACTCTCCAGGGTCTTTACCTGCGGGAAGCGGGCCAGGCGCATGAGCATGGTCTCCCTCTTGGTGGCGCGATCGGCGAGCTCCAGTTTGAGCATACTGGCCAGGAAATCGACGTAGGAGAGCTTCTTGCGGGTGGCCTCGAGCACCAGTTCGTCTAAGGCCCGGGCGGTGGCATGCAGGCCGATGGCCTCGAGGTCATCTACTATCTCCACTGGCCACCTCCTCGTAGACGGAGAGGTCGCGTTTCTCCACCACGTAGGGAGAGAGCCCCATCTCCTCGAGCCGTACCAGCGTCTCTAGGGCCTGCTCGGCCCCGGGCACTCCCTGCCAGTGGTCCGGGTTGAGGAGCCGGGCGCCCTCGCCCTTGGGCCTCCTCGCATA
It encodes:
- a CDS encoding transposase translates to MGRWRSLLPEACSVLSCGLEDTLTFYSYPRKHWRHIRSNNPLERLFREVRRRSRVVGVFPDLTSCLMLAAARLK
- a CDS encoding IS3 family transposase (programmed frameshift) encodes the protein MAQGKPYPPEFRAEAVRLYRMGGRTLADTAREIGVSDWTLARWVRQADIDEGKAEGLTTEEREELNRLRRENRILKEEKEILRKAGAFLRPGDGSAAMKFSLIDEEKTHHSVSRLASVLGVSRASYYASKKRKASRRKTEDEELMALIAEIHASSFGTYGAPRIHAELAQAHGIRVGRKRVARLMKELQIEGVSRRKKGRAGREVSDLPPAPDLVKRDFSASRPDELWVADITYIPTWEGWLYLALIVDVCTRRCCGWSMRNDLSSNLVIDALGMAVTLRGPLQGTVHHSDRGSQYGSLAFGKTLRSSGIIPSMGSRGDPYDNAAAESFIATLKTELIHRYRFKTRDEARLAVFRYIEGFYNPKRRHSALGYKSPAEYERMLRETEEAAEMTAATS
- a CDS encoding ATP-binding protein, encoding MEIVDDLEAIGLHATARALDELVLEATRKKLSYVDFLASMLKLELADRATKRETMLMRLARFPQVKTLESFDFTHLPDLDPKVVAELCSLRFVKNHENLLLLGPPGIGKSHLAVAIGVEAARSGHKVYFTTLEEMIKRLSRTSSSPKSLRVYVGCSLLIIDEVGYLPMGPAEAHLFFQVISARYERGSVIITSNKGVGEWGEYLSDVTLAAALLDRFLHHCHVLNLKGDSFRLKDKVKGSKAKGKGVEKG